From the genome of Leptotrichia sp. oral taxon 847:
ATCGTTTTCAGAAGGAATAATTTTGGCTACATTTATATCAGAAGTCACAATATCTCCGTTATTAATCGGTGTCATAACCTCTAAATATCCTGAGATAGAAGCAACAACTTTTGTCCCTTTAATACTGTCGTTCATTGATTTTATTTTCATTTCTAATTCTTTTATCTCATTATTAAGCGTTATTTTTTCACTATTTTTTGATATCTGATACTCTATTTCTAATTTTTTCTTTCTCTTTTTTAGAATTGATAATTGATTTTGGCTTTTTTCATAATCAAATCTTGAAAGTCCGCCCACTTTATATAATTCTGAATTAGTATATACTGTTCTTTCCTGCTCTCCTATTTCAATATTTAATGAATCTAATTCTGATTGATGTGCTTGTTTTTTTGAAAGATAATTTGAAACAGAGGTGTCTTTATTGTATTTTCCACTTGAAATTGCGTTATAAAGATTTTTCTTTTCTGCTAGACTTTTTTCTAAATAATTCTTTTCAATAGAAAGAGAATTATTCTCTATTTCATACAACAAGTCCCCTTTATTTACTTTTTTCCCTTGGCTTATATTATTATTTTTAACTTTTCCAGTCATAACATTAACTACAACACTGCTATCTACCTTTGTTTCTAATGTTCCTGTTCCTTTTATCTTTAAATCTATTTTTCCAAAATAACTCCAAATTAAGAATGAAACGATAATAGTTAATATAAAGTATACTAATATCACATAAAATGAATTGATTTTTTTATTCGATAATTCTTTGACTGTTTCTATTTCATCATACTTGTAAACTTTAATTTTCATGAATATTTTCCTGCTCTTTCCATAGCGTATAATACTTATTCTTTAATTCTATCAACTCCTCATGAGTACCTGCTTCTATTATTTCCCCCTCATCAAGAACATAAATTCTGTCACATAAACGAATAGTACTTAAACGATGGGCAATTATTATTGTAGTCATATTAAATTCAGGATTGTTTAATGTTTTTTGAATAGCACTCTCTGTTATTGAATCAAGATTACTCGTAGCTTCATCCATTATTAAGATGTCAGGTTTTTTAAGTAGTGCTCTTAAAATAGACAACCTCTGTTTTTGCCCTGTCGATAAATTTGTTCCATTTTCCTCTATCATATAGTCAAATCTTTGTGGCAATTCATTTATAAATTCATAGGCATTCACTTTTTTAGATAATTCTATAACATCATCAATTTCTATTTCATCACTTAACATAAGGTTTTCTTTTATTGTTTTATTGAACAAAAACATATCCTGTGAAATATAAGATATTTTATTTCTTAAAAAAGTATTGTCTATATCTTTTAAATTAAAATTATTAATATTAATATCACCTTTTTCAAAATCGTAAAATTTAAGAATTAATTTAGCCAAAGTTGTTTTTCCGCTTCCTGATTCACCTACCAATGCGATTTTTTCGCCTTGCTTTATTTCCATATTAATATTTTTTAAAATTAACTCTCTTGTTCCATATCTAAAATTTAAGCCTTTTATCTCAATATCTCCTTTTAAATTTTGAGGAATCATTTTTTCATCACTTTGTTCTATATCTAAATCTATTATTTCTCCGAGTCTATCTGCTGATACTGTTGCAGTCTGAATAGTTGGCTGTAAACTTATCAAATTTTTTACTGGATTTGTAAAATATCCCAGCAAAGTATTAAATACCATCATTTCTCCCAATGCTAATTTTCCATTTATAACTTGGATTGCACCTACCCACATTATCAAAGTATTCCCTATTAGTTCTACAACACCCGATAAAAAAGTTAGTAAATTATAAATTTTACTTCTCTTAAATGAAGATTTTATAACTTTTAAATATTTAAATTCTGTTTCATCTTGTATATTTTTTTCAAGATCATATGCTTTTATAGTTTCTATTCCGTTTATGTTTTGAATTATAAAAGAAGTTAATTGTGAATTGTTTTCCAAAACATCATTATTTATTTTTTTTAAAATTTCTTTAAATGAAAATACAATCACAATATAAAGCAGTAATATAACTATTGAAACAAAAAATAAATACTGATTTTGGATATAAACAATTATTCCACCTGTAACAGCTGTTATAACATCTAGCATTAATGTTAGTATCGTTTCAGCTACCGCATCATTTATATTAT
Proteins encoded in this window:
- a CDS encoding peptidase domain-containing ABC transporter, translating into MFKRYCCVLQKDEKDCGPACILTIAKQYNSNFSIAKLRQISGTDRNGTNLAGMIKGLDYLGFDSKAVKVEDKKIDNSVSFPIIAHIQSKNNFLHYVVVHDVSNKRIIISDPESGIKKLSHKEFSEIWTGILLLIEPKKDFQKRNEKDNSLTRFFYVLKNQKSLLFNIFLASILYTVLGIVTSFSSKFLIDYILKDELMTTLTVMVVGMVILEIIQMLLSIFRGYLLIFLGQRIDIAILLGYYNHVIKLPMNFFSTRKTGKITSRFSDADNINDAVAETILTLMLDVITAVTGGIIVYIQNQYLFFVSIVILLLYIVIVFSFKEILKKINNDVLENNSQLTSFIIQNINGIETIKAYDLEKNIQDETEFKYLKVIKSSFKRSKIYNLLTFLSGVVELIGNTLIMWVGAIQVINGKLALGEMMVFNTLLGYFTNPVKNLISLQPTIQTATVSADRLGEIIDLDIEQSDEKMIPQNLKGDIEIKGLNFRYGTRELILKNINMEIKQGEKIALVGESGSGKTTLAKLILKFYDFEKGDININNFNLKDIDNTFLRNKISYISQDMFLFNKTIKENLMLSDEIEIDDVIELSKKVNAYEFINELPQRFDYMIEENGTNLSTGQKQRLSILRALLKKPDILIMDEATSNLDSITESAIQKTLNNPEFNMTTIIIAHRLSTIRLCDRIYVLDEGEIIEAGTHEELIELKNKYYTLWKEQENIHEN
- a CDS encoding HlyD family secretion protein, whose product is MKIKVYKYDEIETVKELSNKKINSFYVILVYFILTIIVSFLIWSYFGKIDLKIKGTGTLETKVDSSVVVNVMTGKVKNNNISQGKKVNKGDLLYEIENNSLSIEKNYLEKSLAEKKNLYNAISSGKYNKDTSVSNYLSKKQAHQSELDSLNIEIGEQERTVYTNSELYKVGGLSRFDYEKSQNQLSILKKRKKKLEIEYQISKNSEKITLNNEIKELEMKIKSMNDSIKGTKVVASISGYLEVMTPINNGDIVTSDINVAKIIPSENDYKINIYVEEKDITKIKKGNNINYHLNFPDEKKNISLKGKIELISRDSIVREDGNKYYLVIGNIDAKNVNTLNLKKGMSLESSIIYTRKWIIDYILEILSFKVKTLK